A genomic window from Streptomyces sp. MST-110588 includes:
- a CDS encoding DUF3027 domain-containing protein: MRSRTPDRLCAEAVDLARAAAEEAALPGMVGEHVDAVAEGDRVVTHLFVCKEPGYRGWHWAVTVTRASRAKNVTLDEAALLPGPDALLAPEWVPWSERLRPGDMGPGDLLPTEAEDLRLEPGVSGEDTPPPNSVVSEEMQDLAAAEDADVTPGSPAAQPTAPARGSVADVAQEIGMGRARVLSRYGLHTAADRWEEAYGPKTPMAQAAPAACMTCGFLVPLAGSLRQAFGVCANEFAPADGRVVSLGYGCGGHSEAAIMPKPPRPAAPVIDETVIEPFPLRPERAGGSVEESGPAEELGHS; encoded by the coding sequence ATGCGAAGCCGTACCCCTGACCGCCTGTGCGCCGAGGCGGTCGACCTTGCCCGCGCGGCGGCCGAGGAGGCCGCGCTGCCGGGAATGGTCGGCGAGCACGTCGACGCCGTCGCCGAAGGGGACCGCGTCGTCACGCACCTTTTCGTCTGCAAAGAACCGGGCTACCGCGGCTGGCACTGGGCCGTCACCGTCACCCGCGCCTCCCGCGCCAAGAACGTCACCCTCGACGAAGCGGCCCTCCTCCCCGGCCCCGACGCCCTCCTCGCCCCCGAGTGGGTGCCCTGGAGCGAACGGCTGCGCCCCGGCGACATGGGCCCCGGCGACCTGCTGCCCACCGAGGCCGAGGACCTGCGCCTGGAACCGGGCGTCTCCGGCGAGGACACCCCGCCGCCGAACTCCGTCGTCTCCGAAGAAATGCAGGACCTCGCCGCCGCCGAGGACGCCGACGTCACCCCCGGCTCCCCGGCCGCCCAGCCCACCGCCCCCGCCCGCGGCAGCGTCGCCGACGTCGCCCAGGAAATCGGCATGGGCCGCGCCCGCGTCCTGTCCCGCTACGGCCTGCACACCGCGGCCGACCGCTGGGAAGAGGCGTACGGCCCCAAGACCCCCATGGCACAGGCCGCCCCCGCCGCCTGCATGACCTGCGGCTTCCTCGTCCCCCTGGCCGGCTCCCTGCGCCAGGCGTTCGGTGTCTGCGCCAACGAGTTCGCCCCGGCGGACGGCCGGGTCGTCTCCCTCGGGTACGGCTGCGGCGGCCATTCGGAGGCCGCGATCATGCCTAAACCGCCGCGGCCGGCCGCGCCGGTTATCGACGAGACCGTCATCGAACCGTTTCCGTTGCGGCCGGAGCGGGCTGGGGGGTCGGTGGAGGAGAGCGGGCCGGCTGAGGAACTCGGCCACTCTTGA
- a CDS encoding MFS transporter, with protein MAAGRVLRRPFTAAGRGIRRATHAHGAGESGLAKLIELHAVNSAGDMLITVALASTVFFSVPTDQARGRVALYLAVTMAPFALLAPVVGPLLDRVPHGRRAAMAGAMLARALLALTMAGAVAGGGLELYPAALGVLVSSKAYGVVRSAVVPRLLPPRISLVKANSRVTLAGLLATGLAAPVGGGLRLIGPGWPLYGAFALFVTGTFLSLSLPHRVDSAKGEGRARLASGEEGRGAVERRVAGRRRPGLRTVGPSVLHGLQANAALRSVSGLLTFFLAFLLREQPLGGLGPELSLGVVAVAAGAGNALGTAVGAWLRSRGPERIIASMLGLALGVTVVAAVFYEVLDLIVVTAAAAATGLCHALAKLALDALIQRDVPEEVRTSAFARSETVLQLSWVVGGAVGIALPLVGALGLAVAAALVTAGVCTAARGLLRAARHGTPYPRVA; from the coding sequence CTGGCCGCCGGCCGTGTGCTGCGCCGTCCCTTCACCGCCGCGGGCCGTGGGATACGGCGTGCCACACATGCCCACGGCGCGGGTGAGTCGGGCCTGGCGAAGCTGATCGAGTTGCACGCGGTGAACTCCGCCGGCGACATGCTGATCACGGTCGCGCTGGCCTCGACGGTCTTCTTCTCCGTGCCGACGGACCAGGCGCGCGGCCGGGTCGCGCTCTACCTGGCCGTCACGATGGCGCCCTTCGCACTCCTGGCGCCGGTCGTGGGCCCGCTGCTGGACCGGGTGCCGCACGGCCGCCGGGCCGCGATGGCCGGAGCCATGCTGGCCCGTGCGCTGCTGGCGCTGACCATGGCGGGCGCGGTCGCGGGCGGCGGGCTGGAGCTGTATCCGGCGGCGCTGGGGGTGCTGGTCTCCTCCAAGGCGTACGGGGTGGTCAGGAGTGCGGTGGTGCCCCGGCTGCTGCCGCCGCGTATTTCGCTGGTGAAGGCGAATTCGCGGGTGACGCTGGCCGGTCTGCTGGCCACCGGGCTGGCGGCGCCGGTCGGGGGCGGGCTGCGGCTGATCGGGCCGGGCTGGCCGCTGTACGGCGCCTTCGCGCTCTTCGTCACGGGAACGTTCCTGTCGTTGTCGCTGCCGCACCGGGTCGACTCGGCCAAGGGCGAGGGGCGGGCGCGGCTGGCCTCGGGCGAGGAGGGCCGGGGCGCGGTGGAACGGCGGGTGGCGGGCCGGCGGCGGCCGGGGCTGCGTACGGTCGGCCCGTCCGTACTGCACGGGCTCCAGGCGAACGCCGCACTGCGCTCCGTTTCCGGACTGCTGACCTTCTTCCTGGCCTTCCTGCTGCGCGAGCAGCCGCTGGGCGGGCTGGGCCCCGAGCTGTCGCTGGGCGTGGTGGCGGTCGCGGCGGGCGCGGGGAACGCGCTGGGCACGGCGGTCGGGGCGTGGCTGCGCTCCCGTGGGCCGGAGCGGATCATCGCGTCGATGCTGGGGCTGGCGCTGGGGGTGACGGTGGTGGCAGCGGTGTTCTACGAGGTACTGGACCTCATCGTGGTGACGGCCGCCGCGGCGGCCACGGGCCTGTGCCACGCGCTGGCGAAGCTGGCGCTGGACGCGCTGATCCAGCGCGATGTGCCCGAGGAGGTCCGTACCTCGGCCTTCGCCCGGTCCGAGACGGTGCTGCAGTTGTCGTGGGTGGTCGGCGGGGCCGTCGGGATCGCGCTGCCGCTCGTCGGCGCACTGGGCCTGGCGGTGGCCGCGGCGCTGGTGACGGCCGGGGTGTGCACGGCCGCACGGGGGCTGCTGCGGGCCGCGCGGCACGGCACGCCGTACCCGCGCGTGGCATGA
- a CDS encoding futalosine hydrolase yields the protein MRVLVVTAVAAERDAVTAAAAGPPAPLALPGGAELRRVTLSGAGAKAVVDVLAAGVGPAAAAAGTATALTAAALGSSGDAYDLVISAGIGGGFVPGEAVGVPYADGAPVGSVVVAEEITAADLGAETGEGFVPVTGLGFGTVTHRPPPALVRAVARATGAACGTVLTVSTVTGSAGRAAELARRHPRALAEAMEGFGVAEAAAAHGVPVLEIRTVSNPVGPRDRAAWRIGDALGALSAAFAALPGALTSGGRHE from the coding sequence ATGCGCGTCCTGGTCGTCACGGCCGTCGCCGCCGAGCGCGACGCGGTCACCGCCGCCGCGGCGGGGCCGCCCGCGCCCCTCGCGCTGCCCGGCGGCGCGGAGCTGCGCCGGGTGACGCTGTCCGGGGCCGGGGCAAAAGCCGTTGTGGACGTGCTGGCCGCCGGGGTCGGCCCGGCCGCCGCGGCGGCGGGCACCGCCACGGCGCTGACGGCCGCGGCCCTGGGGTCCTCCGGCGATGCGTACGACCTGGTGATCTCGGCCGGCATCGGCGGCGGATTCGTGCCCGGCGAAGCCGTGGGCGTGCCGTACGCGGACGGCGCGCCCGTCGGCTCGGTCGTGGTCGCCGAGGAGATCACCGCCGCCGACCTGGGCGCCGAGACCGGCGAGGGCTTCGTGCCCGTCACCGGACTGGGTTTCGGCACCGTCACCCACCGGCCGCCGCCGGCTCTCGTACGCGCCGTGGCCCGGGCCACCGGAGCGGCGTGCGGGACCGTGCTGACCGTCTCAACGGTGACCGGGAGCGCCGGGCGCGCGGCCGAGCTGGCCCGCCGTCATCCGCGGGCGCTGGCCGAGGCCATGGAGGGCTTCGGGGTCGCCGAGGCCGCCGCCGCGCACGGGGTGCCCGTACTGGAGATCCGTACGGTCTCCAATCCCGTCGGCCCGCGGGACCGCGCCGCGTGGCGCATCGGGGACGCGCTCGGCGCGCTCTCGGCCGCCTTCGCCGCGCTGCCCGGGGCCCTGACCTCAGGAGGACGCCATGAGTGA
- a CDS encoding 1,4-dihydroxy-6-naphthoate synthase has protein sequence MSETDSPTAEAAVGGDGAVRAERPDTLKIAYSPCPNDTFVFHAWAHGKVPGAPALDVTFADIDLTNKWAAGEAGGARDARAADFDVLKVSYAVLPWVLQEYALLPCGGALGRGCGPLVLTREPGAAADLAGKTVAVPSERSTAYLLFRLWAADQVPGDIGGVTVLPFDEIMPAVRDGKVDAGLVIHEARFTYQNYGLHRLADMGEHWEATTGLPIPLGAIIARRSLGERRLRELAAAARASVRMAWEDPEDSRGYVLEHAQEMDPAVADQHIGLYVNEFTADLGEDGYAAVRGLLTRAAAEGLVPPLGRDALNFV, from the coding sequence ATGAGTGAGACCGACAGCCCGACCGCGGAGGCGGCCGTGGGCGGGGACGGAGCCGTACGCGCCGAGCGGCCGGACACCCTGAAGATCGCTTACTCGCCGTGCCCGAACGACACCTTCGTCTTCCACGCCTGGGCACACGGCAAGGTTCCCGGCGCGCCCGCCCTGGACGTCACCTTCGCCGACATCGACCTGACCAACAAATGGGCGGCCGGCGAGGCGGGGGGTGCCCGGGACGCGCGGGCGGCGGACTTCGACGTCCTGAAGGTGTCCTACGCCGTACTGCCGTGGGTGCTCCAGGAGTACGCGCTGCTGCCGTGCGGCGGGGCGCTGGGACGCGGCTGCGGCCCTCTGGTGCTCACCCGCGAGCCCGGCGCCGCCGCGGACCTGGCGGGGAAGACCGTCGCGGTGCCCAGCGAGCGGTCCACCGCCTACCTGCTGTTCCGGCTGTGGGCGGCGGACCAGGTGCCGGGTGACATCGGCGGGGTGACGGTGCTGCCGTTCGACGAGATCATGCCGGCGGTACGGGACGGCAAGGTGGACGCCGGACTGGTCATCCACGAGGCGCGCTTCACGTACCAGAACTACGGTCTGCACCGGCTGGCCGACATGGGCGAGCACTGGGAGGCCACCACCGGCCTGCCGATCCCGCTGGGCGCGATCATCGCCAGGCGGTCGCTGGGCGAGCGGCGGCTGCGGGAGCTGGCGGCGGCGGCCCGCGCGTCCGTGCGGATGGCCTGGGAGGACCCCGAGGACTCGCGCGGGTACGTGCTGGAGCACGCGCAGGAGATGGACCCGGCCGTCGCCGACCAGCACATCGGCCTGTACGTGAACGAGTTCACCGCCGACCTCGGCGAGGACGGCTACGCGGCGGTCCGCGGACTGCTCACCCGTGCGGCGGCCGAGGGACTGGTGCCGCCCCTCGGCCGTGACGCGCTGAATTTTGTCTGA
- a CDS encoding cold-shock protein: MPTGKVKWFNSEKGFGFLSRDDGGDVFVHSSVLPDGVDALKPGQRVEFGVVAGQRGDQALSVTVLDPAPSVAAAQRRKPDELASIVQDLTTLLENVTQQLERGRYPDKAHGAKIAGMLRAVADQLDV; the protein is encoded by the coding sequence GTGCCTACCGGCAAGGTCAAGTGGTTCAACAGTGAGAAGGGCTTCGGCTTCCTCTCCCGCGATGACGGCGGTGACGTCTTCGTGCACTCCTCGGTGCTGCCCGACGGCGTGGACGCACTCAAGCCTGGCCAGCGCGTCGAGTTCGGCGTCGTCGCAGGTCAGCGGGGTGACCAGGCGCTTTCGGTGACAGTCCTCGACCCCGCGCCGTCGGTGGCCGCGGCACAGCGCCGCAAGCCGGACGAGCTGGCGTCGATCGTGCAGGACCTCACCACGCTGCTGGAGAACGTCACCCAGCAACTGGAGCGTGGCCGCTACCCGGACAAGGCACACGGCGCGAAGATCGCGGGCATGCTGCGCGCGGTCGCCGACCAGCTCGACGTCTGA
- a CDS encoding HAD family hydrolase — translation MAPYPLTVGFDLDMTLIDSRPGIRAAYEALSAATGTYVDAAQAVTRLGPPLEQEIRRWFPADQVAEAMRLYRELYPSYAISGSPAMPGAREAVAAVRELGGRAIVVTAKYEPNAELHLEHLGIEADAVIGSLWAEAKAQALREHGARFYVGDHTGDVRGARAAGALSVAVATGPCDAEELSAAGADVLLGDLTGFPAWLERYLADEAGAPAADRA, via the coding sequence ATGGCTCCGTACCCTCTGACGGTCGGCTTCGACCTGGACATGACGCTGATCGACTCCCGGCCCGGCATCCGGGCCGCCTACGAAGCCCTCTCGGCCGCCACCGGCACGTACGTGGACGCCGCCCAGGCCGTCACCCGCCTGGGGCCGCCGCTGGAGCAGGAGATCCGGCGCTGGTTCCCGGCGGACCAGGTCGCCGAGGCCATGCGCCTGTACCGGGAGCTGTACCCGTCGTACGCGATCAGCGGGAGCCCGGCGATGCCCGGCGCGCGGGAGGCGGTGGCCGCCGTACGGGAGCTGGGCGGGCGGGCGATCGTGGTGACCGCCAAGTACGAGCCCAACGCCGAGCTGCACCTGGAGCACCTGGGCATCGAGGCGGACGCCGTCATCGGCTCACTGTGGGCCGAGGCCAAGGCACAGGCGCTGCGGGAGCACGGCGCGCGGTTCTACGTGGGCGACCACACCGGTGACGTACGAGGCGCCCGTGCCGCCGGCGCGCTGTCGGTGGCCGTGGCCACCGGGCCGTGCGACGCCGAGGAGCTGTCCGCGGCCGGCGCGGACGTCCTGCTGGGTGACCTGACCGGCTTCCCGGCCTGGCTGGAGCGCTACCTGGCGGACGAGGCCGGGGCGCCGGCGGCCGACCGGGCCTGA
- a CDS encoding iron ABC transporter permease: MKTRTRGRRLGWTVAAALALLLAVLFSLAVGSRHFAPSEVLDALLHGGDGDAAQVVRFLRLPRTLIGLMVGAALAMAGTVMQGITRNPIADPGILGISQGASLGVVLALSFLGVHTLTGYVWFAFAGAAAAAVVVYAVAARGRGGATPVKLALAGAAVNALLASVIMAILTTKAAALDEFRFWQVGSLAGRDSEIAAQIWPFLLLGTVLVFSVARGLDALALGEDVARGLGQRVAAVRIVGGLGAAVLTGAGVAAAGPIAFVGLAVPHIARALVGGDHRWLLPAAALLGPVVVLFSDTVGRIVFPPSEVPAGVMTALIGVPFLVALVRRKAVPA; encoded by the coding sequence ATGAAGACGCGGACGCGTGGCCGCCGCCTGGGCTGGACGGTGGCGGCGGCCCTGGCCCTGCTGCTGGCGGTGCTCTTCTCGCTGGCCGTCGGCAGCCGGCACTTCGCCCCGTCCGAGGTGCTCGACGCCCTGCTGCACGGCGGGGACGGCGACGCCGCGCAGGTCGTCCGCTTCCTGCGGCTGCCGCGTACCCTCATCGGCCTGATGGTCGGCGCCGCGCTCGCCATGGCGGGCACGGTCATGCAGGGCATCACCCGCAACCCCATCGCCGACCCCGGCATCCTGGGCATCAGCCAGGGCGCGTCCCTGGGCGTGGTGCTCGCCCTGTCCTTCCTCGGCGTCCACACCCTCACCGGCTACGTCTGGTTCGCCTTCGCGGGCGCCGCGGCGGCGGCCGTCGTGGTGTACGCCGTCGCCGCGCGCGGGCGCGGCGGCGCCACCCCGGTCAAGCTGGCGCTGGCCGGCGCCGCCGTCAACGCCCTCCTGGCCTCGGTGATCATGGCGATCCTGACGACGAAGGCCGCGGCGCTGGACGAGTTCCGCTTCTGGCAGGTCGGCTCGCTGGCCGGCCGGGACAGCGAAATCGCCGCCCAGATCTGGCCCTTCCTGCTGCTGGGTACGGTCCTGGTCTTCTCCGTGGCACGCGGACTGGACGCGCTGGCGCTCGGCGAGGACGTCGCCCGGGGCCTGGGGCAGCGGGTCGCGGCCGTACGGATCGTGGGCGGCCTGGGCGCGGCGGTGCTCACCGGCGCGGGCGTCGCCGCCGCCGGGCCGATCGCCTTCGTCGGACTGGCCGTCCCGCACATCGCCCGCGCGCTGGTCGGCGGCGACCACCGCTGGCTGCTGCCGGCCGCCGCCCTCCTCGGCCCGGTGGTCGTGCTGTTCTCCGACACCGTCGGCCGGATCGTCTTCCCGCCCTCGGAGGTCCCGGCCGGGGTGATGACCGCCCTGATCGGCGTCCCCTTCCTGGTCGCCCTCGTCCGCCGCAAGGCGGTGCCCGCATGA
- a CDS encoding iron chelate uptake ABC transporter family permease subunit encodes MSGRTPLSTAPAPRPPVRPAGYHLLRARRGSFLLHRRATVVAGLLALALAAACVAYLCVGESFVAPADVLDVLLGRPSDQELVVGTLRLPRMTVGLLVGAAFGVAGALIQTVARNPLASPDIIGISQGASALTVGAMTFGVTSYAALPYVSVLGGVLAAGLGYVFAWRGGLHATRFVLIGIGFAIALRSLTHLFLTKGDYLVAQQAQVWMTGSLNGRGWAEAAPLGWALLALLPAVLWAARAQRTVALDDDTATALGVRLGRTRLGLVALGVVLASMATGAAGPVDFVALLAPQIARRLTRTAQIPLLSSALLGACVVVTADLLARRVFAPTELPVGVLTAAVGAPYLIWLIIRSHGTRRRAGGGKA; translated from the coding sequence ATGAGCGGCCGTACGCCCCTGAGCACCGCCCCGGCCCCGCGTCCGCCCGTACGGCCCGCGGGATACCACCTCCTGCGGGCCCGCCGCGGCTCCTTCCTGCTGCACCGCAGGGCGACCGTCGTGGCCGGGCTGCTGGCGCTCGCGCTCGCCGCGGCCTGCGTGGCGTACCTGTGCGTCGGCGAGAGCTTCGTCGCCCCCGCCGACGTGCTCGACGTGCTCCTGGGGCGGCCCTCGGACCAGGAACTGGTCGTCGGCACGCTGCGGCTGCCCCGTATGACCGTGGGACTGCTGGTCGGCGCGGCCTTCGGCGTCGCGGGCGCGCTGATCCAGACCGTGGCCCGCAACCCGCTCGCCAGCCCCGACATCATCGGCATCTCCCAGGGCGCGAGCGCGCTGACCGTCGGCGCGATGACCTTCGGCGTCACCTCCTACGCCGCACTGCCCTACGTCTCCGTCCTGGGCGGGGTGCTCGCCGCCGGCCTGGGGTACGTCTTCGCCTGGCGCGGCGGCCTGCACGCCACCCGCTTCGTCCTGATCGGCATCGGCTTCGCCATCGCGCTGCGCTCGCTGACCCACCTGTTCCTGACCAAGGGCGACTACCTGGTCGCCCAGCAGGCCCAGGTGTGGATGACCGGCTCGCTCAACGGGCGTGGCTGGGCCGAGGCCGCGCCGCTGGGCTGGGCGCTGCTGGCCCTGCTGCCCGCCGTCCTGTGGGCCGCCCGCGCCCAGCGCACCGTCGCCCTGGACGACGACACCGCCACCGCGCTCGGCGTACGGCTGGGCCGCACCCGTCTGGGCCTGGTGGCCCTGGGCGTGGTCCTGGCCTCGATGGCGACCGGCGCGGCCGGCCCGGTGGACTTCGTGGCGCTGCTGGCCCCGCAGATCGCCCGCCGGCTGACCCGTACGGCACAGATCCCGCTGCTGTCCTCGGCCCTGCTGGGCGCGTGCGTCGTGGTGACCGCCGATCTGCTGGCGCGCCGGGTCTTCGCGCCGACCGAACTGCCGGTCGGCGTCCTGACGGCGGCCGTCGGGGCCCCGTATCTCATCTGGCTGATCATCAGAAGTCACGGCACGCGCCGGCGTGCCGGTGGAGGAAAAGCGTGA
- a CDS encoding iron-siderophore ABC transporter substrate-binding protein — protein sequence MPRTSAPSKPPTRRRTALAAATALTASLTLAACGSSTPSASGASKTAADCPAQPETTWARPASGPGDHTVHTAMGDVRVPNSPQRVVVLDTAELDSAITLGVKPVGATRSDVDSGFLDYLPKDRLAGIKDVGKIGAPNLEAVAALKPDLILTSKVRDGARYAQLKAIAPTVMTETTGYPWKQNFATHADALGKIPEAKKTVAAYDSHAKEVTRALGGPAAARKLTTNVVRFVEGADTRIYGCRSYIGTILNDIGTGPTAVVKDAEDGLMTEVGPEEIGRADADAVFYTAYGSPEKSRETQVTRGALWKNMKAVKNHRAVRVDDQLWIQGIGYTAADRILTQLKTELTTKH from the coding sequence ATGCCCCGCACCTCGGCACCCTCCAAGCCCCCCACCCGGCGCCGCACCGCCCTCGCCGCGGCCACGGCCCTGACCGCCTCCCTCACCCTGGCCGCCTGCGGCTCCTCCACCCCCTCGGCCTCGGGCGCCTCCAAGACAGCCGCCGACTGCCCGGCCCAGCCGGAGACCACCTGGGCACGGCCCGCCTCCGGCCCCGGCGACCACACCGTCCATACCGCCATGGGAGACGTACGGGTCCCCAACAGCCCCCAGCGCGTCGTGGTCCTGGACACCGCCGAACTGGACTCCGCGATCACCCTGGGCGTCAAGCCGGTCGGTGCCACCCGCTCCGACGTCGACTCCGGCTTCCTGGACTACCTCCCCAAGGACCGCCTCGCCGGCATCAAGGACGTCGGCAAGATCGGCGCCCCCAACCTGGAGGCCGTCGCCGCCCTCAAGCCCGACCTGATCCTGACCAGCAAGGTCCGCGACGGCGCGCGCTACGCCCAGCTCAAGGCCATCGCCCCCACGGTCATGACCGAGACCACCGGCTACCCCTGGAAGCAGAACTTCGCCACCCACGCCGACGCCCTCGGCAAGATCCCCGAGGCGAAGAAGACCGTCGCCGCGTACGACTCCCACGCCAAGGAGGTCACCCGCGCCCTCGGCGGCCCCGCCGCCGCCAGGAAGCTCACCACCAACGTCGTCCGCTTCGTGGAGGGCGCCGACACCCGCATCTACGGCTGCCGCAGCTACATCGGCACCATCCTGAACGACATCGGCACCGGCCCCACCGCCGTCGTCAAGGACGCCGAGGACGGCCTGATGACCGAGGTCGGCCCCGAAGAGATCGGCCGCGCCGACGCGGACGCGGTCTTCTACACCGCCTACGGCAGCCCCGAGAAATCCAGGGAAACCCAGGTCACCCGCGGCGCCCTGTGGAAGAACATGAAAGCCGTCAAGAACCACCGCGCCGTCCGCGTGGACGACCAACTGTGGATCCAGGGCATCGGCTACACCGCGGCCGACCGCATCCTCACCCAGCTCAAGACCGAACTCACCACCAAACACTGA
- a CDS encoding MFS transporter: MRDPSPRRRWLGLIAIALGVALIVVDTTIVNVIVPSVIEDLGANSAQAQWIQESYAIVFAALLLLTGRLADILGARRVFVVGVVVFGATSVLAGLAPDSGLLIVARFLQGVGAAMLLPTSLALLNATFTGRARGQAFAVWGSTIGAAAALGPLLGGWLAEHVSWRWAFGINVPLSALVAAGVLLYMAPSPRREGRVDVAGAVLSVLGLGLLAFGLVEGRTYGWVVGVRALDVAGFTWDGGPSPVLVALVLAAVALAVFVRRQSVLGRGADPTRVLMDVRLFRIASFRNGNIATLIIGIGEFGIVAVLPLWLQFTLGYSALQAGLALVPVAIGSFVATGAGFGMAAKVTALVQVRIGLALEVAGLAGTGLIAAPDSSWWTVSLMLFVYGTGVGFATAQVTNVVLNDIPAHSAGQASGTQSAVRQLGSALGIAALTTVFFTTLDSRLQSRLSDAGLPAEQSDRFAGAVTDSAGAAIEALASRPRTVPVAEAARSAMTDGVALGGYVAAGFVVLGLIASFLVPAGRSGGTGPASGAASPSTSPADTQEEVVPVLPRSGQRAAGDGQEV; this comes from the coding sequence ATGCGTGATCCTTCCCCCCGACGCCGGTGGCTCGGGCTGATAGCCATTGCCCTGGGCGTGGCGCTGATCGTGGTGGACACCACGATCGTCAACGTGATCGTCCCCTCGGTCATCGAGGACCTGGGCGCCAACTCCGCGCAGGCGCAATGGATCCAGGAGTCGTACGCCATCGTCTTCGCGGCGCTGCTCCTGCTGACCGGGCGGCTGGCCGACATCCTCGGTGCCCGCCGGGTCTTCGTCGTGGGCGTCGTGGTCTTCGGCGCCACCAGTGTCCTGGCCGGCCTCGCGCCCGACAGCGGTCTGCTGATCGTGGCCCGCTTCCTGCAGGGCGTGGGCGCGGCCATGCTGCTGCCGACGTCGCTGGCGCTGCTGAACGCCACCTTCACCGGCAGGGCGCGCGGTCAGGCGTTCGCCGTATGGGGATCGACCATCGGTGCCGCCGCGGCCCTCGGCCCGCTGCTGGGCGGCTGGCTCGCCGAACACGTCTCCTGGCGCTGGGCGTTCGGCATCAACGTGCCTCTGAGCGCGCTGGTCGCGGCGGGGGTGCTGCTGTACATGGCGCCTTCGCCGCGCCGCGAGGGGCGCGTGGACGTGGCCGGGGCGGTGCTGTCCGTCCTGGGGCTGGGCCTGCTCGCCTTCGGTCTCGTCGAAGGGCGTACGTATGGATGGGTGGTCGGTGTCCGCGCGCTGGATGTCGCGGGGTTCACTTGGGACGGCGGGCCGTCGCCCGTGCTGGTCGCCCTGGTACTGGCGGCCGTCGCGCTGGCCGTGTTCGTCCGCCGTCAGTCGGTGCTCGGCCGCGGCGCCGACCCGACGCGGGTGCTGATGGACGTACGCCTGTTCCGCATCGCCTCCTTCCGTAACGGCAACATCGCCACCCTGATCATCGGCATCGGCGAGTTCGGCATCGTCGCGGTCCTCCCGCTGTGGCTCCAGTTCACCCTCGGCTACAGCGCCCTGCAGGCCGGTCTGGCCCTGGTTCCCGTGGCAATCGGCAGCTTCGTCGCCACCGGCGCCGGCTTCGGCATGGCAGCCAAGGTCACGGCGCTCGTTCAGGTCCGCATCGGCCTGGCACTGGAGGTCGCGGGCCTGGCCGGAACCGGGCTGATCGCCGCCCCGGACAGCTCCTGGTGGACCGTCTCCCTCATGCTCTTTGTGTACGGCACCGGCGTGGGCTTCGCCACCGCCCAGGTCACCAACGTCGTTCTCAACGACATCCCCGCACACAGCGCGGGCCAGGCTTCCGGCACCCAGAGCGCTGTGCGGCAGTTGGGCTCCGCGCTCGGGATCGCCGCCTTGACCACGGTCTTCTTCACGACCCTGGACAGCAGGCTGCAGAGCCGTCTTTCCGACGCCGGTCTGCCGGCGGAGCAGAGCGACCGGTTCGCGGGCGCCGTCACCGACAGCGCGGGGGCCGCCATCGAGGCGCTCGCGAGCCGTCCGCGAACCGTCCCCGTCGCGGAGGCGGCGCGTTCCGCGATGACCGACGGGGTCGCGCTCGGTGGTTATGTCGCGGCGGGATTCGTGGTGCTGGGGCTGATTGCTTCGTTCCTTGTTCCGGCGGGCCGGAGTGGTGGGACGGGGCCGGCCAGCGGTGCCGCCTCTCCCTCCACTTCCCCGGCGGATACGCAGGAGGAAGTGGTGCCGGTGCTTCCGAGAAGCGGGCAGCGGGCAGCGGGCGACGGGCAGGAGGTGTAG
- a CDS encoding helix-turn-helix domain-containing protein, with translation MAQESTPRDVAAERERLLEGLRAYGGQHREFSRRFAAWLGLHPTDAAALVEITNAEERGTPLSPARLSERISLSSGATTALLNRLERAGHVIRTRENADRRVVTLRSGPHTQERADEFFGPLAVRVDATLSRYPSELLEQLTALLTDLCATMATQLTHLEAQDENPARRQDV, from the coding sequence TTGGCGCAGGAATCGACGCCCCGCGATGTCGCGGCGGAGCGCGAGCGGCTGCTGGAAGGGCTGCGGGCCTACGGCGGCCAGCACAGGGAGTTCAGCCGCCGCTTCGCCGCCTGGCTGGGCCTCCACCCCACGGACGCGGCGGCGCTGGTGGAGATCACCAACGCCGAGGAACGGGGCACCCCGCTCTCCCCGGCCCGCCTCAGCGAGCGCATCTCCCTGTCCTCGGGCGCCACGACCGCCCTCCTGAACCGCCTGGAACGGGCCGGCCACGTCATCCGCACCCGCGAGAACGCCGACCGTCGCGTCGTCACCCTCCGCAGCGGCCCCCACACCCAGGAACGCGCCGATGAGTTCTTCGGCCCGCTCGCCGTCCGAGTGGACGCCACCCTGTCCCGCTACCCGTCCGAACTCCTGGAGCAGCTCACAGCACTCCTGACCGATCTCTGCGCCACCATGGCCACCCAGCTCACCCACCTGGAAGCCCAGGACGAAAATCCGGCCCGGCGCCAGGACGTCTGA